One window of the Desulfitibacter alkalitolerans DSM 16504 genome contains the following:
- a CDS encoding pyridoxal phosphate-dependent aminotransferase: protein MNNVFSPGKRFLAKRLEESATDERRKMIALSNEVKDVINLGRGDPDLKTPSHIIAAAKEALDAGHTGYTPWAGLLELRQAVAEKLKNDNNIIVDPDKEVIITVGAQEAILLAILSVINPGEEIIVPEPRYTPYDSAIKLAGGVMVPVQTKQENNFEVKAEDIAKVVTEKTKAILLISPNNPTGSVISKENLEEIAELAEREDLIVISDELYEKLIFDNTPLYSIASLPRMFERTLTVNGFSKSYSMTGWRVGYIAGPRDLISAMLNLKYTMTICTPAVSQMAALAALKGPQECIKEIQEVYDERRAVTMRRLDKLGIKYVVPKGTFYIFPDIRKFGMTSYEFASCILKNTGVFTFPGTVFGPSGEGFIRISILVPVEKIEEAFDRMEDFLTEQNLLNIS, encoded by the coding sequence ATGAATAATGTTTTTTCTCCTGGAAAACGATTTTTAGCCAAAAGGCTTGAAGAGAGTGCAACTGATGAGAGACGTAAAATGATAGCTTTATCTAATGAAGTAAAAGATGTAATTAATTTGGGCAGGGGAGATCCGGATTTAAAAACGCCTTCCCATATAATTGCTGCAGCTAAAGAAGCACTGGATGCTGGACATACAGGATATACACCATGGGCAGGGCTGCTTGAATTAAGGCAGGCAGTTGCAGAAAAATTAAAAAATGATAACAACATCATTGTGGACCCTGATAAAGAAGTAATAATAACAGTTGGTGCACAGGAAGCTATTCTTTTAGCAATACTATCTGTAATTAATCCAGGTGAAGAAATTATTGTCCCTGAACCTAGATATACTCCCTACGATAGTGCAATTAAACTGGCTGGGGGAGTAATGGTTCCTGTTCAAACTAAACAGGAAAACAATTTTGAAGTGAAGGCTGAGGATATTGCAAAAGTAGTAACAGAAAAAACAAAAGCAATATTATTAATATCACCAAACAATCCAACAGGATCAGTTATTAGCAAAGAAAACCTTGAGGAAATTGCAGAGCTGGCAGAGAGAGAGGACTTAATAGTTATCTCTGATGAGCTGTATGAAAAACTCATTTTTGACAACACTCCTCTTTACAGTATAGCATCCCTTCCCCGCATGTTTGAAAGAACTCTAACTGTGAATGGGTTTTCCAAATCATATTCAATGACTGGCTGGAGAGTTGGTTATATTGCAGGTCCCAGGGATTTAATTTCAGCAATGTTAAATTTGAAATATACCATGACTATTTGTACACCTGCAGTTTCACAAATGGCAGCCCTGGCAGCATTAAAGGGCCCTCAAGAATGTATTAAAGAAATACAAGAGGTCTATGATGAGAGGCGTGCAGTAACCATGCGCAGGCTAGATAAACTAGGCATAAAATATGTAGTTCCAAAGGGAACCTTCTATATTTTTCCAGATATTAGAAAGTTTGGAATGACCAGTTATGAATTTGCTTCATGCATTCTTAAGAATACTGGAGTTTTCACCTTCCCTGGTACTGTATTTGGCCCGTCTGGAGAAGGATTTATTAGGATCTCCATACTAGTTCCAGTGGAAAAGATAGAAGAAGCATTTGATAGGATGGAGGATTTCCTAACTGAACAAAACCTTCTAAATATAAGTTAG
- a CDS encoding creatininase family protein, whose amino-acid sequence MNTKDRESIYQKHRIFDMTWVEMKEWLEKTDVVLVPLGSVEQHGPHLPIGIDSYAGYYVCMEAAVKADVPVAPLMPYGYSPFHMRPNEPGTITLRDETLFNVLYDIGRSLVYHGFKKIIYSTGHTSNAPTIDRVLRAIRYETGALAIGYAADTEVFSKLCDDIIEGKDQLPGWHAGEIETSAGLLICPELVRLERAKAEFPTTPSWLPEGSVKDSGSGFEIKYKNYPVRIALDQFEYGKSGVMGNPLLGSREKGEKIYERMTDLFAEFIKGLKDVPVEIKKRDFPERY is encoded by the coding sequence GTGAATACAAAAGATAGAGAAAGTATCTACCAAAAGCACAGAATATTTGATATGACTTGGGTTGAAATGAAGGAATGGTTGGAAAAAACTGATGTAGTTCTTGTTCCCCTTGGCAGTGTAGAACAGCATGGGCCTCATTTACCAATTGGGATTGATTCATATGCCGGATATTATGTATGCATGGAGGCTGCCGTTAAAGCCGATGTACCAGTAGCTCCCTTAATGCCTTATGGATACAGTCCCTTTCATATGCGTCCAAATGAGCCAGGAACCATTACTTTAAGAGATGAAACACTTTTTAATGTTTTATACGACATAGGAAGAAGCCTTGTATACCATGGATTTAAAAAGATAATATACAGCACTGGTCATACTTCAAATGCACCAACTATAGATAGGGTTTTAAGAGCCATAAGATATGAAACAGGTGCTCTTGCAATTGGTTATGCTGCTGATACAGAGGTTTTTTCCAAATTGTGTGATGATATTATTGAAGGAAAAGATCAGCTGCCAGGTTGGCATGCTGGTGAAATTGAGACCTCAGCAGGGTTATTAATATGCCCTGAGCTTGTAAGGCTAGAAAGGGCTAAAGCTGAATTCCCAACTACTCCAAGCTGGCTGCCTGAAGGCAGTGTGAAGGATTCTGGATCGGGCTTTGAGATTAAATATAAGAATTACCCTGTACGAATAGCCCTTGACCAGTTTGAATATGGCAAGTCAGGAGTAATGGGTAATCCTCTATTAGGGAGCAGAGAAAAGGGCGAAAAAATTTATGAACGCATGACGGATCTTTTTGCAGAGTTTATAAAAGGTCTAAAAGATGTCCCGGTAGAGATCAAAAAGAGAGATTTTCCGGAAAGATACTAG
- a CDS encoding homocitrate synthase/isopropylmalate synthase family protein, with product MLQHKIIDMEKGPWKGENWWVSQFNFEKEVLDTLELPSKVLIHDSTLRDGEQAAGVIFTKDQKVEIAKMLDNAGVQIIEAGFPAVSPADQEAIRAVCNADLNAKITCLCRAMEKDIDLAKKCGVSGAIIEVPVSYPRLKYQFEWREEDVIEKALRVVSYAKESGLEAHLFLIDSTRARMEFLESLVTRAVKEAGSDKVTVVDTNGCINPPGIKYLVKKIKSWVNVPIEMHCHNDFGLGVANSLAGVENGAESISCTLNALGQRAGNSSTEEVAFALECLYGVKTGIDFYKLYEVSQLVKRLSGWSFPPNKPITGDNLFTWEAGIPTAALMKNPHTVEPFQPEIFGRKHEIKLGKKSGKANIHWKLRELGLTLPEERIEKVLEDIKQKAITFERALTDEEFIKIIEENSK from the coding sequence ATGTTGCAACATAAGATAATAGACATGGAAAAGGGACCATGGAAAGGAGAAAACTGGTGGGTTAGTCAGTTTAACTTTGAAAAGGAAGTACTGGATACCCTTGAGCTTCCATCAAAAGTTCTAATACATGACTCTACCCTAAGAGATGGAGAGCAGGCTGCCGGTGTTATATTTACCAAGGATCAGAAAGTAGAAATTGCTAAAATGCTGGATAATGCAGGAGTCCAAATTATTGAGGCTGGTTTTCCAGCAGTTTCACCAGCAGACCAGGAAGCCATAAGGGCTGTATGTAATGCCGATTTAAATGCCAAGATTACCTGTCTTTGCAGGGCCATGGAAAAGGACATTGACCTGGCTAAAAAATGCGGTGTTTCAGGAGCAATAATTGAAGTTCCAGTGAGCTATCCCAGATTAAAGTACCAGTTTGAATGGCGTGAAGAAGATGTTATAGAAAAAGCCCTCAGGGTTGTCTCATATGCTAAAGAAAGTGGATTAGAGGCCCACTTGTTCTTAATTGATTCCACACGGGCCCGCATGGAGTTTTTAGAGAGTTTGGTTACAAGGGCAGTTAAAGAAGCAGGTTCGGATAAAGTTACGGTAGTAGATACCAATGGCTGTATAAATCCGCCAGGCATTAAGTATTTGGTTAAAAAAATAAAGTCCTGGGTGAATGTGCCAATTGAAATGCATTGTCATAATGACTTTGGCTTAGGAGTAGCTAATTCATTGGCAGGAGTAGAAAATGGAGCAGAATCTATTTCCTGCACCCTTAATGCTTTGGGGCAAAGGGCTGGTAATTCTTCAACTGAAGAGGTAGCTTTTGCTTTAGAATGTCTTTATGGTGTTAAAACTGGTATAGACTTTTACAAGCTTTATGAAGTCAGCCAATTGGTAAAGCGATTAAGTGGATGGTCATTTCCTCCTAATAAGCCCATTACTGGAGATAATTTGTTTACCTGGGAAGCTGGGATACCAACAGCTGCCTTAATGAAAAACCCACATACTGTAGAACCATTTCAGCCTGAAATATTTGGCAGAAAGCATGAAATTAAGCTGGGTAAGAAGTCCGGAAAAGCAAACATTCACTGGAAGCTTCGAGAGCTGGGGTTAACATTGCCAGAGGAAAGGATTGAAAAGGTTCTGGAAGATATAAAACAAAAGGCAATCACTTTTGAAAGAGCCCTAACTGATGAAGAATTTATAAAAATCATTGAAGAAAATTCTAAATAA
- a CDS encoding sigma 54-interacting transcriptional regulator, producing the protein MLNSYKRKKILLITRGKKNSKILTQQLEELFGDQVDIIGHCVEEYGPPYLYDSDLILLSTESILNYIPADIKSKHKNKIVIAGRTIDFKNLYKLFTVPSNRKIMLVNDRKETAEEVISLLYNMGFNHLWLIPIYPDHPNPPRVDIAITPGESQLVPSYVSEIYDIGTRIIDLSTLMEILFRFDLLDSKPNILSAKYVSNIIDISRKLSESLNSNEKLNHLLEAIIQKINNGVIATDESGKIAICNRIAEELFGLNKEYVIGRNADDIVPNLEVNKPLLTGESDEYIEKTINNKHILLNRIPLEINNKISGSVLTCYEFDEVEKLEKKLRRHVYFKGHVSKYTFENIHGNSEKLQQQIKNAKKFAPLDTTVLITGETGTGKELMAHAIHNSSLRSKGPFVAINCAALPRDLLESELFGFEEGTFTGAKKGGRAGLFEQAHQGTIFLDEIGEIPAEIQVKLLRVLESKEVMRIGGDKLIAVDVRVIAATNRDLKEMVLKHNFREDLYYRLNVLKVYIPPLRDRKEDLLYLLDMMLKEYGKCVKGFLSDEAIQILQNYKWPGNIRELKNVVEFLVATVDEDRVCKNDLPQDLLDVTSSFQDGFTISTIDAREYKPYIKEDLAILKLLTYFAQNGQSLGRRRLLELMEKDGVDTTEDKIRTRLKVLENNGLIKILKGRAGSTITEKGKTLINTITHNINTTN; encoded by the coding sequence ATGCTTAATAGCTATAAAAGAAAAAAGATCCTTTTAATTACAAGGGGAAAGAAAAACTCCAAGATTCTTACCCAGCAGCTAGAGGAGCTTTTTGGCGACCAGGTAGACATAATAGGTCATTGTGTGGAAGAATACGGTCCTCCATATCTTTATGACAGTGACTTGATTCTTCTCTCAACAGAATCTATCTTAAACTACATTCCTGCGGATATAAAAAGCAAGCATAAAAATAAAATAGTTATTGCTGGAAGAACAATAGATTTTAAAAATCTGTACAAACTTTTCACTGTTCCTTCCAACCGTAAAATAATGCTAGTAAATGACAGAAAAGAAACTGCCGAGGAGGTAATATCATTACTATATAACATGGGTTTTAACCATCTATGGTTAATCCCTATTTACCCTGACCACCCAAATCCTCCTAGGGTAGACATTGCTATCACCCCTGGCGAAAGTCAATTAGTTCCTTCCTATGTCTCAGAAATCTACGATATAGGAACAAGAATAATTGACCTGTCAACCCTAATGGAAATACTATTTAGATTTGATCTATTAGATAGTAAGCCCAATATACTATCTGCTAAATATGTGAGCAATATTATTGATATTAGCCGAAAGCTTTCAGAAAGCTTAAACTCTAATGAAAAGCTCAACCACCTATTAGAAGCCATAATTCAAAAAATAAATAATGGTGTTATAGCTACAGATGAAAGTGGAAAAATTGCCATCTGTAATAGGATTGCCGAAGAGTTATTTGGTTTGAATAAAGAATATGTAATAGGAAGAAACGCAGATGATATTGTGCCTAATTTAGAGGTTAACAAGCCCTTATTAACTGGGGAAAGTGATGAATATATTGAAAAAACCATTAATAATAAACACATTTTACTTAATAGAATACCATTAGAAATAAATAATAAAATTAGTGGATCTGTTTTAACCTGTTATGAATTTGACGAAGTTGAAAAGCTGGAAAAGAAGTTAAGAAGGCATGTATATTTCAAGGGTCATGTTTCTAAGTATACCTTTGAGAACATACATGGTAATAGTGAAAAACTACAACAACAAATTAAAAATGCTAAAAAATTTGCGCCCCTTGATACTACAGTTTTGATAACAGGAGAAACTGGAACAGGTAAAGAGTTAATGGCCCATGCTATTCATAATAGTTCCCTTCGCAGTAAAGGTCCTTTTGTTGCAATAAATTGTGCAGCCTTGCCCAGGGATTTATTAGAGAGTGAGCTCTTTGGTTTTGAAGAAGGTACTTTTACTGGGGCTAAGAAAGGTGGAAGGGCAGGCTTGTTTGAACAAGCACATCAGGGCACCATATTTCTTGATGAGATTGGTGAGATACCGGCAGAAATCCAAGTTAAGCTCTTAAGGGTTCTGGAATCTAAAGAGGTTATGCGAATTGGCGGAGATAAGCTTATAGCTGTTGATGTAAGAGTTATTGCTGCGACAAACCGTGATTTAAAAGAGATGGTTTTAAAGCATAACTTTAGAGAAGATTTATATTACAGACTTAATGTTTTAAAGGTATATATTCCCCCTCTGAGAGATAGAAAAGAGGATTTATTATATTTGCTAGACATGATGCTTAAGGAGTACGGGAAATGTGTGAAGGGGTTTCTTTCTGATGAAGCAATTCAAATCCTTCAGAATTATAAATGGCCAGGAAATATAAGGGAATTAAAGAATGTGGTTGAATTTCTTGTTGCCACAGTAGATGAAGACAGGGTTTGTAAAAATGATTTGCCTCAGGATTTACTGGATGTTACTAGTAGTTTTCAAGACGGTTTCACCATTTCTACTATTGATGCACGGGAATATAAACCCTATATAAAAGAGGATTTAGCCATATTGAAACTATTAACATATTTTGCTCAAAATGGTCAATCATTAGGAAGACGCAGGCTTCTAGAGTTAATGGAAAAAGACGGAGTTGATACTACTGAGGACAAGATTAGGACAAGGTTAAAGGTCTTGGAAAACAATGGTTTGATAAAAATTTTAAAAGGCAGAGCAGGGTCAACTATTACTGAAAAGGGCAAAACACTTATCAATACTATTACCCATAATATCAATACAACTAACTAA
- a CDS encoding DUF2442 domain-containing protein encodes MVPKIKDIKVKDDYKLIVLFDNNQAKEYDAKMLIERHKSFHVLKDKMIFSMVKVDAGGYGISWNDDIDLSEYELWKNGRDVENVMN; translated from the coding sequence ATGGTTCCTAAAATTAAAGACATTAAAGTTAAGGATGATTATAAACTAATTGTTTTATTTGATAATAATCAGGCAAAAGAATATGATGCGAAAATGCTTATTGAAAGGCATAAAAGCTTTCATGTTTTAAAAGATAAGATGATTTTTAGTATGGTAAAGGTTGACGCTGGGGGGTATGGTATCAGTTGGAATGATGACATTGATTTAAGTGAATATGAATTATGGAAAAATGGTCGAGATGTGGAAAATGTCATGAACTAA
- a CDS encoding DUF4160 domain-containing protein: MFHLKTLEMLEGDLPSRATKLILEWATIYQKDLIEIWETQEFRKLKGLE; the protein is encoded by the coding sequence TTGTTTCATTTGAAAACCCTAGAGATGCTAGAGGGAGATTTGCCTAGCAGGGCAACAAAGCTTATTTTAGAGTGGGCAACTATTTATCAAAAGGATCTTATAGAAATATGGGAAACCCAAGAATTTAGAAAGCTCAAAGGGTTAGAATAG
- a CDS encoding polymer-forming cytoskeletal protein — translation MKTNKKGMLILCLLILSVILLIPASAYAADDIIRFGGQIRVGEDQTAHNVVAFGGPVRIEGTVNDVISFGGSVRSTGIIRGDTVVFGGGVLIEGPVGGDLVVFGGGINLGENAVINGDVITFGGGVSKHDDAIIRGKIVRDTSDVFVRGPEIFGDRGHEIFTGVSLWFRIVGGIFMVVFGWLIAVLMPRNTENILDTICNEGLKSFGIGLLIKLLAIPITIALLITLLGIPLIPIFWLTLWFAQLMGLAALGLLLGRKLFNKFGSDTGMGISVLVGLIVIALFRQIPFAGGIILFFVKSLVLGAVVISKFGTGGWGTKAI, via the coding sequence GTGAAAACAAATAAAAAGGGAATGCTTATCTTATGTTTATTAATTTTAAGTGTTATATTGCTGATTCCAGCTTCAGCTTATGCTGCAGATGACATTATTAGATTTGGCGGACAAATCAGAGTTGGAGAGGATCAGACAGCTCACAATGTGGTGGCTTTTGGAGGCCCTGTTAGAATAGAAGGTACAGTTAATGATGTTATAAGTTTTGGCGGCTCAGTCAGGTCAACAGGAATTATTCGCGGTGATACAGTTGTATTTGGCGGTGGAGTTTTAATAGAAGGCCCAGTGGGTGGAGATCTGGTGGTTTTTGGTGGGGGCATCAACCTTGGAGAAAATGCTGTAATAAATGGTGACGTAATTACCTTTGGCGGTGGAGTCAGCAAACATGATGACGCCATAATAAGAGGAAAAATTGTAAGAGACACTTCTGATGTCTTTGTTAGAGGGCCCGAAATCTTTGGAGATAGGGGACATGAAATATTTACAGGTGTTTCATTGTGGTTTAGAATTGTTGGCGGAATTTTCATGGTGGTTTTCGGTTGGCTGATTGCTGTTTTAATGCCAAGAAATACTGAAAATATTCTTGATACAATTTGCAATGAAGGTTTAAAATCCTTTGGGATTGGCCTGCTCATCAAGCTTTTAGCTATCCCAATAACAATTGCCCTTTTAATTACCCTTCTTGGAATTCCATTAATACCTATATTCTGGCTCACCTTATGGTTTGCCCAGTTAATGGGTCTGGCAGCACTTGGTCTACTGCTTGGAAGAAAGCTCTTTAACAAATTTGGTAGCGATACCGGCATGGGAATATCAGTATTAGTAGGCTTAATAGTAATAGCTTTATTCAGGCAAATACCCTTTGCAGGAGGAATTATTTTATTCTTTGTCAAATCTTTAGTATTAGGTGCAGTTGTTATTTCTAAATTCGGAACCGGTGGCTGGGGAACTAAGGCTATTTAA
- a CDS encoding polymer-forming cytoskeletal protein gives MNRVAKGILLLTVIVLLIFSLGSASLAQEAREGIVQFGGDVVISAEEIIYGDVVSFKGDVTVQGQVHGDVVSFLGNVTLSENALVTGDVVVFKGEVLKQDTTVIGGKIVAGENLDEFKILERDSGAGDTSIPNLPVVKRDYRDHGTTTFFSSVLQLLGLLGLAALGASIFPRHLNTMSLELTKDILRTFLIGLAAWIIYPFTMLVLVITIIGIPVALIMGLLIPVIFLLGALVTAVALGSARLRPMLSNTFSWAKEPNLLIEGMLGIFVLWLVSKAPIIGWLVVPLIAIFGLGIILTTKFGTNKPWFARKEKQEKQPVETKFLQSTDDGIVDKGHDGEISYNVEEAKSGEEENSENK, from the coding sequence ATGAATAGAGTGGCTAAAGGCATATTACTTCTTACTGTAATAGTATTGCTTATATTTTCTCTTGGGTCAGCATCACTGGCCCAGGAAGCCAGGGAAGGCATAGTCCAGTTTGGCGGCGATGTAGTTATAAGTGCCGAAGAAATAATTTATGGTGACGTGGTAAGTTTTAAAGGTGATGTAACGGTTCAGGGTCAGGTTCATGGAGATGTTGTAAGTTTTCTGGGAAATGTAACCTTGTCGGAAAATGCCCTGGTTACAGGCGATGTGGTGGTTTTCAAGGGTGAGGTGTTAAAGCAGGATACTACAGTCATAGGAGGCAAGATAGTTGCCGGAGAAAACCTGGATGAATTTAAAATTTTAGAAAGGGATTCCGGGGCCGGTGATACCAGTATACCCAATTTGCCTGTAGTGAAGCGTGATTACAGAGACCATGGGACTACTACATTTTTTTCTTCAGTATTACAGCTTCTTGGACTTCTGGGATTAGCTGCTTTAGGAGCAAGCATATTTCCCAGGCACCTTAATACAATGTCATTAGAGCTTACTAAAGACATACTGAGAACCTTCTTAATAGGTCTTGCAGCATGGATAATATATCCATTTACAATGCTTGTGCTAGTCATAACTATTATTGGCATTCCAGTTGCCTTAATAATGGGTTTATTAATTCCAGTAATCTTTTTGCTTGGTGCCCTGGTAACTGCCGTTGCCCTTGGCAGTGCAAGACTAAGACCCATGTTGAGCAATACCTTTAGCTGGGCCAAGGAACCAAACCTGTTAATAGAAGGTATGTTGGGAATATTTGTGCTGTGGCTTGTTAGCAAAGCGCCAATTATTGGTTGGCTTGTTGTGCCATTAATAGCTATTTTCGGGCTGGGTATTATTTTAACCACAAAATTTGGCACCAACAAACCATGGTTTGCAAGGAAGGAAAAGCAAGAAAAGCAACCTGTAGAGACTAAATTTTTACAGTCAACAGATGATGGGATTGTAGATAAAGGTCATGATGGAGAGATTTCTTATAATGTTGAGGAAGCCAAAAGTGGGGAGGAAGAAAACAGTGAAAACAAATAA
- a CDS encoding RNA polymerase sigma factor, translating to MDLELCVDKILAGEKEYFNVLVKHLQVQIYSLAVKMTGDREEAKDLTQEIFLKVYKSFATYDKSAKITTWIYKIATNTCIDYLRKKKELLMIEEEQEIQVENRFYSLPDRALESKELKQLIHSKINLLPESYRMVVILKYINELTFEEIADILKQPVNTVKTKLYRAREKLRDSLIETVKEGGEQDGLQKH from the coding sequence TTGGATTTAGAGCTTTGTGTTGACAAAATACTTGCAGGTGAAAAAGAATATTTCAATGTCCTTGTTAAACATCTGCAGGTTCAGATATACAGTCTGGCAGTTAAAATGACAGGGGATAGAGAAGAAGCAAAGGATCTAACCCAGGAGATCTTTTTAAAGGTATATAAGAGCTTTGCCACCTATGATAAATCTGCCAAGATAACAACCTGGATTTATAAAATTGCCACCAACACATGTATTGATTATCTTCGCAAAAAGAAAGAACTATTGATGATTGAGGAGGAGCAAGAAATACAGGTTGAAAACAGGTTTTATTCACTGCCTGATAGGGCCCTTGAAAGTAAAGAGTTAAAGCAGCTGATACATTCAAAGATCAATCTTTTACCCGAATCTTACAGGATGGTGGTAATTCTAAAATATATAAATGAATTAACCTTTGAGGAAATAGCAGATATTTTAAAACAGCCGGTTAATACAGTAAAAACAAAGCTCTATAGAGCTAGGGAAAAGTTGAGAGATAGTCTTATAGAAACGGTAAAGGAAGGGGGTGAGCAGGATGGACTGCAAAAGCATTAG
- a CDS encoding IS110 family transposase: protein MKLFVGIDVSSLDLRVRVINCDGDTLDKFTVSNNLNGATHLRDKIITLAEKLSCTNIQIGMESTSVYSWHPSMFLNEDEALRKLNAKVYTINAKLVNKFKEAYADMEKTDDIDALIIADRLRFGRLPFTVIMQEQYIALQRLTRMRYRLVHNLTKEKQHFLQNLFLKCNAFTSEVDSSAFGNAMMDLFLEKYSLDEISAMDVADLANYLKDKGKNRFPDPEGVAKCIQKAARSSYRLSKCIEDSVDIVLATSIETIRSLNNHIKQLNKAIERVLDGIPNTLQTIPGIGPVFCAGILAEVGDISRFKDQAALAKYAGLSWTKHQSGKFVADETKLIRSGNRYLRYYLVEAANSVMRYEPEFKAYYQKKYREVPKHQHKRALVLTARKLVRLVDTLLRNDQIYSPRRKVNS from the coding sequence ATGAAGTTGTTTGTAGGTATAGATGTAAGCTCTCTGGACTTAAGAGTACGTGTTATTAATTGTGATGGCGATACTCTTGATAAGTTTACTGTAAGTAATAATCTAAATGGTGCCACCCATTTGCGTGATAAGATCATTACTTTAGCAGAGAAGCTCTCTTGTACTAATATTCAAATTGGTATGGAGTCTACTTCTGTTTATAGCTGGCATCCTTCTATGTTCTTAAATGAGGATGAGGCTCTACGTAAGCTTAATGCTAAGGTTTATACCATCAATGCTAAGCTTGTGAATAAGTTTAAGGAAGCTTATGCTGATATGGAAAAAACTGATGATATTGATGCCTTGATAATTGCTGATCGTTTACGGTTTGGTAGACTCCCTTTTACTGTTATCATGCAGGAACAATATATTGCTCTGCAAAGATTAACACGAATGCGTTATCGTCTAGTTCATAATCTGACTAAGGAAAAACAGCATTTTCTTCAAAACTTATTTTTAAAGTGTAATGCTTTTACTTCTGAGGTTGATAGTTCTGCTTTTGGTAATGCCATGATGGATCTCTTTTTAGAAAAGTACAGCCTTGATGAAATATCTGCTATGGATGTTGCTGATTTAGCTAATTACCTTAAGGATAAAGGGAAAAACCGTTTTCCTGATCCTGAAGGTGTAGCTAAGTGTATCCAAAAGGCTGCCAGGTCTTCTTACAGACTCTCTAAGTGTATTGAAGATTCGGTTGATATTGTCCTTGCTACTTCTATTGAGACTATCAGAAGCCTTAACAATCATATTAAACAGTTAAACAAGGCTATAGAAAGAGTTCTTGATGGCATCCCTAATACTTTACAAACTATCCCTGGTATTGGCCCTGTTTTCTGTGCCGGTATTCTTGCTGAAGTTGGCGATATTTCTCGCTTTAAGGATCAGGCTGCTTTAGCTAAATATGCAGGGCTTAGCTGGACTAAACACCAGTCAGGAAAGTTTGTAGCTGATGAAACTAAGCTAATACGTTCTGGTAACCGTTATCTCCGTTATTACCTTGTTGAGGCTGCCAACTCGGTAATGCGCTATGAGCCGGAGTTTAAAGCTTATTACCAGAAAAAGTATCGTGAGGTGCCTAAGCACCAACATAAAAGAGCACTCGTCTTAACTGCAAGAAAACTTGTGCGTTTGGTTGATACGCTGCTGCGTAACGACCAAATCTACTCGCCTAGAAGGAAGGTGAATAGTTAG
- a CDS encoding RNA polymerase sigma factor, producing MLGKYEGYLYKICYGYTFNQDEALDIMQEVYIKIFRNIHGFDETRPFLPWLKKIAINTCLNYKRDNKKLPQLSLDLETGEDGSSTLLDCIAAADDTEETAVFHETQEIIIKSLQELPDNYRLPLTLRYLEKMSYEEIAAALKQPLGTVKNSVFRARNILKKSLQSHGILEV from the coding sequence CTGCTCGGTAAATATGAAGGATATCTATATAAAATTTGTTATGGGTATACCTTTAATCAGGATGAGGCATTGGATATTATGCAGGAGGTTTATATAAAAATCTTCCGTAATATTCACGGGTTTGACGAGACTCGCCCCTTCCTACCCTGGTTAAAAAAAATTGCAATTAACACCTGTTTAAACTATAAAAGGGATAATAAAAAACTCCCACAGCTGTCCTTGGATTTGGAAACTGGTGAAGATGGGAGCTCTACCCTACTGGATTGTATAGCTGCTGCTGATGACACTGAAGAAACAGCAGTTTTCCACGAAACACAAGAAATTATTATCAAGTCATTACAGGAACTTCCTGATAATTATCGTCTTCCCTTAACTCTACGATATCTGGAAAAAATGAGCTATGAAGAAATTGCTGCTGCCTTAAAACAACCTTTAGGCACTGTGAAAAATAGTGTTTTTAGAGCCCGCAATATCCTGAAGAAATCTCTTCAATCCCATGGAATACTGGAGGTATGA
- a CDS encoding anti-sigma factor family protein, which yields MCNLDKDLLQRYMDKDIDPLEKILLENHLLSCPQCRRDLNQLKIMEWDLNNIAIPKVPKELTAVRNAALDKYFKTIDENETSFERKDIMNLQYRNLKNTVSFINYLPGKKIVENAVRKAAAKSTRETKNKSLLSKIIGL from the coding sequence ATGTGTAATCTGGATAAGGATTTGCTGCAAAGATATATGGATAAAGATATTGACCCCCTAGAGAAAATATTATTGGAAAACCATCTATTAAGCTGCCCCCAATGCCGCAGGGATCTAAACCAACTAAAGATTATGGAGTGGGATTTAAATAATATTGCTATACCCAAGGTTCCCAAGGAGCTGACTGCTGTTCGAAATGCAGCACTTGATAAGTACTTTAAAACTATAGACGAAAATGAAACCTCTTTTGAAAGAAAAGATATTATGAATCTGCAGTATAGAAACCTGAAAAATACTGTAAGCTTTATAAATTATCTCCCTGGTAAAAAAATAGTAGAAAATGCAGTCAGAAAAGCTGCTGCAAAGAGTACCAGGGAAACCAAGAACAAATCTCTGCTTTCCAAGATAATTGGGTTATAG